From the genome of Gryllotalpicola protaetiae:
CCCAGCCGCCCTGCTCGACCACGGTCGGGGTGCCGCAACGCGGGCAGTGCGTGTGCGACTCGTGCCAGTTCGCGATAGCGACCGCCTCGACGAACAGGGCGTAGTCGACCTCGCCGAGGTCGGCTCCCGCTTCGCGCAGGCCCACCCAGCGGGACTGGTCGGGCTCGAGCTCGACGGCCGCGGCATCCGTCAGGGTAACCGCGATGACCGGGATGCCGCTCGCCACCGTGCGGCCCAGATAGACGCGCAGGAGCGCTGCGGTCTGGCGGTCGGGAGTGATCAGGTCGAGGGCCCGTTCTCCCTCCGCAGTCGTCGTCAGCGCCTTGCCGCGCCACAGGGGAAGCAGCCGGGTCGCCGGGTCGGCCAGCAGCTCGTCGAACAGCTCGGGGCGGGCGCGCCGCTCAGCGTCGCGATCGACGACGAGACCGGTGAGCGGCTCGAGCGCCGTGCGACGTGTCATCCGTGTCCCTTCGAGGGCGCGGGCCTACCCTGAGGGGCATGGCCAGAACCCCATTCACTCTAGCCGCGCTCTCCACGGCGGCGGTTCCCGGCCTGGAGGTGGTCGCGACCCGCGAGCACACGACGGGGGAACACGGTGACTACGACGCCGCGATCATGCAGGTGGCCGACGGGCGCGAGCTCATCATCCGCGTCCCGCGCACGCAGGCGGCGGAGACCGAGCAGGCCGCGGACCTCATCGCGCTGGGGGCGATGACAGGCGGAATCCGCTCGCGCCTGCCGTTCGAGCTGCCGACCGCGCTCGGGCAGGCGCCCTTCGACGGCTCGCGCGCCGTCGTCTACGACTTCCTGCCGGGGCGCCCGCTCGAGCTCGACCGGGTGCACGGCGAGATCGCGGTCTCCGCCGGGCAGGCGGTCGCGGCGATCCATTCGCTGCCGACCGGCTTCGTGCTCGACGCCGGCCTGCCCCAGCAGAGCGCCGACGACGCGCAGCGCGCCGTGCTGTCTGTCATCGACCGCGCACAGGCGACCGGCTCGCTTCCCGCAGCGCTGCGCGCCCGCTGGAACCAGGCGGCCGCAGACGAGTCGCTCTGGCAGTTCGTGCCAACGGTCATCAACGGGGCGTTGTCGGCCGACTCCCTGCTCGTCGACGAGGCCGCAGTGCGCGCCGTGATCGGCTGGTCGGCACTGTCGATCGGCGACCCGGCGCGCGACCTCGCCTGGGTGATGGGCGCCCAGCCCGAAGCCGCCGAGGCGGTGTTCTCGTGGTACGAGATGGGTCGTCAGGCGTCCACCGACCCTCGCCTGCAGCACCGGGCCCTGCTGCACGCCGAGCTCGACCTCGCCCGCTGGCTGCTGCACGGCCACGAACTTCACGATCAGGCGATCATCGCGGATGCCGAGGCGATGCTCGACACGCTCGTCGAGCGCGTCCACCAGAACGGCGTCGACCCTCTCGAGCAGGCGACCGTGCCCGTGCTCGACGCGGCGCAGGTCGAGGAGCTGCTCTCGGAGCGGCCGGTTCACTCCGACGGGCTGGCGCCGATCGACGAGAACGTCGACAGCCAGCGCTCTTCGAGCTCCGACGACGAGTAGATGCGTTCGGGGCGGATGACCGCGTCGTCTGCCACGAAGTAGAACACCGCGTCGATCGACTCGGGGTCTGCGCCGGTCCACGTGGCGTACGCGTGCCGGTAGAGCGCGAGCTGGAACTGCTTCCGCTCGAGATCGTCATCGTCGGCCGGCGCCTTGCCGGTCTTCCAGTCGACGATCTGCGT
Proteins encoded in this window:
- a CDS encoding phosphotransferase yields the protein MARTPFTLAALSTAAVPGLEVVATREHTTGEHGDYDAAIMQVADGRELIIRVPRTQAAETEQAADLIALGAMTGGIRSRLPFELPTALGQAPFDGSRAVVYDFLPGRPLELDRVHGEIAVSAGQAVAAIHSLPTGFVLDAGLPQQSADDAQRAVLSVIDRAQATGSLPAALRARWNQAAADESLWQFVPTVINGALSADSLLVDEAAVRAVIGWSALSIGDPARDLAWVMGAQPEAAEAVFSWYEMGRQASTDPRLQHRALLHAELDLARWLLHGHELHDQAIIADAEAMLDTLVERVHQNGVDPLEQATVPVLDAAQVEELLSERPVHSDGLAPIDENVDSQRSSSSDDE